From the Scomber scombrus chromosome 22, fScoSco1.1, whole genome shotgun sequence genome, the window TTGAAGGAGATCTCATCGTCTGCGCCtgtgtggaaaaagaaaaacagaagaatgaaGACTGTCTTCGTAGGtatagagcaggggtgtcaaactcattttcattcaagggccacataatttgatctgatgtgggccggatcattaaaaagatggaagaaaagagaaggataagaagacaagaaggagggaagaatggaaggcaggaaggaaagatggatggaaggaaggagggaagggaagaaggaaaagaaggaagaaagggaggaaggacagatgaaaagaACActggaaggatagatggaaagagggaaggaggaaaacaaagtgggccggattggacaaCTCGgcaggccggttctggcccaccggccgcatgtttgacacccctggtatAGAGAGATGgttgttaaatgtaaaaaaaaaaaaaagaagtgtcgTACCTCCTTCATAGTCGTAAAGTGCTACTGCCTTCATGCCATGCGACAGGTCTTCATAGTCATTGTCAGCAGCTGtcaaatagaaaacaaatgaatgagtATTCCACGTGTGTAAAAGGTTTGATGTTTGACATGACGGCCCACTCTGAGACAGACCTGACTCTATATGAGGTGgcagaggtggtggtggtgcttcAGCGAGCTCCTCATACTCTCCTTCTTCCACTTCCTCATCAACATCTGCTGACCTCATGGGGAGTGGGGGAACATCTGATTCGAAGAAATCGTCGCCTCGCGGAGGCAAGGACGGCGGCTCGTCGTATCCTGCCATGTACTGGAAAAATTGCACAGGATATCTTCGGTTACATGACGTCAAACCCAGAAGATTTTAACATGAGACCCTGGACCACGAGCGACTGCAGTACAGGGATGCAATACTTTAAGGAAtagttttaacattttgggaattactttaatttgctttcttgcagagaatTAAAAGagatttctttccttttctttaaaactgaatttaaaagaaTTTAAATAAAGCTTTGCTACAACTAACATTGATCTAAATCAGAGTGTCTCACCTCtggctctggttctggttctggctctggttctggttctgccTCCTGTGTTTCTTCTACCTCTGGCATGTGGCGGGGGATCTCAGGTAGTGGCATGTCGTACTTTTCAGCCACATCTGGAACAGGTGGTGGATGAGCTTCCTGTTCTCTGCTGTCCTGCTCCTACAGGAAAcatttatcattaataataatgcatGATGAGCATTTGTTAGCTTATTGCTCTTCGTTGTAGTAAAAAGTGGAGCGTTTGTGTTACCTGCTGTCTGCGTTTGGCTTCCTCTCGCTCTCTTGTCTCTCTCGCCTGTCTCCTGgctctctcttcttctgctttctttcGGTTCTCCTCGTCTGAAGCTTTGGCCATGTTCTCGAAACGGGCCTTCAGTTTCCCTGCGCCTGCGCTTGCTGCATAAtacagatgaatgaatgaatatgaacaCAAAGCACCTGCAGCGGCACAGTGGGATGGATGATGTTGACGGAAAAATGAACTTACAGGCCTCTAACGGCTGCGTCTTTTCATAAGCAGAAGTCGGGGAGTCCATGTCTGAGAAGGTAGCTGCACTCTATGAGTAAACATCAGAGAAAGATACACTATATTAATTAAGTCAATTATCATTCACCATAATGAATACAAGTGCGGAAACTTGCCAGTCTATCGACtgtaaataaatctaaatgCCAACCACCAACCAATAAACCACATGTTAACCACACTCTTCATATCAGGCATtttgcacacacatttattaatatttccttattatatatatatattattttacatcaaatctgaattactttataaaacctgtaaactacttatttaatttaatgtgtaaatgttacGTTACTGAAAGAGGCTAaagatttaaacaaaaataatcaatattaatGTAAATAGTACATCAACATTCATGCTAATATATCTTTCATATTCAAGtcccattaaaataaaaactggacTCTTGGAAATTGTGATGGAGATTTTATAGagtaaacaataataaacaaatatgaattAACACTGACCTTATCCATGCGGTCTGCCTGTACTCCATAACGACCTCCAAAACCTGTTGAATAATCTAAACAGAGACCAGCTGGATCAGTCTGACGTACCGTAACTCTTCTCATAAGTGGGAATAAACATTTTTGTGGGTGTCGTCTCACCTTTTTGTGACTGATGTTTCTCCGTCTCACCCTTATAATCGTACCCCAAGGCAGCTTTATCTACTTTCTCCTTCTCGACGCCAAACTTCCCCCCGAATCCCTTCGAGTaatctggtaaaaaaaaaaaaagaaggaagaagaagaataagagtGAATGTAATCAGATATTTGGTAAGCAGAGTCAGAACATGCAATGACTTTAACTCACCTTTCTGTGACTGGTGcttctctgtttctgctttATAATCGTACCCAAGTGCAGCTTTGTCCACCTTCTCCTTCTCCACACCGTATTTCCCTCCAAATCCCTTTGAGTAATCTGgcgaaaataaaaacacaaaattaagcCACAAATGTCTAGAAAACTGTCACAATTAACAATTATTATGACTTAAACTCACCTTTTTGTGACTGATGCTTCTCAGTCTCGCCTTTGTAGTCATACCCCATAGCGGCCTTGTCCACTTTTTCCTTCTCCACTCCGTATTTCCCTCCAAATCCCTTAGCGTAATCTAAAAccatgtaaagaaaaaaaatcctggaTGAGGAACTTCTGTTTGGCAGCAACTTCCAAAAATagtatattaaatattaagagAGCCAAACCTTTCTGAGATGCATGCTGCTGCACTTCTCCTTTGTATTCAAAGCCCATGGCAGACTGCACAGACAACAGAGActgcatttaataataattatgataacaGATTTCATACACTGCAGTTTACACCAAATTGTATGAAAACATGTAGAGAAATGAACCAAAAAGTGGTGACGTGGCTGTTGTCACCATGTGCTCTACGCTCTCTGTGACCatgtacatttattattaatgttgtaaCTTTTATCATCATTCTGATTtctctttattatgttttttttcctctgtgtaaagcactttggatcTACTGTGTTGTGTTATGTGCTATATAAGTAAAGCTGGAGTTTAAGTtgaacagaaacattaaa encodes:
- the hcls1 gene encoding src substrate protein p85-like; its protein translation is MWKSVVGHNVSIKVAAEGDDWETDPDFENDVSEQEQRWGAKSVEGSGRKEHISIEALRQKVAAEHEQVKGKEHTPKASYGYGGKFGVEKDRMDKAALGHDYVAQVEQHSSQKDAARGFGGKYGVQKDRVDKSAMGFEYKGEVQQHASQKDYAKGFGGKYGVEKEKVDKAAMGYDYKGETEKHQSQKDYSKGFGGKYGVEKEKVDKAALGYDYKAETEKHQSQKDYSKGFGGKFGVEKEKVDKAALGYDYKGETEKHQSQKDYSTGFGGRYGVQADRMDKSAATFSDMDSPTSAYEKTQPLEASSAGAGKLKARFENMAKASDEENRKKAEEERARRQARETREREEAKRRQQEQDSREQEAHPPPVPDVAEKYDMPLPEIPRHMPEVEETQEAEPEPEPEPEPEPEYMAGYDEPPSLPPRGDDFFESDVPPLPMRSADVDEEVEEGEYEELAEAPPPPLPPHIESAADNDYEDLSHGMKAVALYDYEGGADDEISFNPDDIITNIEMIDEGWWKGHCNGHIGLFPSAYVQLMQ